The proteins below are encoded in one region of Hordeum vulgare subsp. vulgare chromosome 3H, MorexV3_pseudomolecules_assembly, whole genome shotgun sequence:
- the LOC123440232 gene encoding uncharacterized protein LOC123440232: protein MYDVGKENTEKDIVRAELDTLYEKFVAKNKQAEGRASGSSAKNNCNGSTSMPLMDYDYMGSLKPEMVEALVRGASYNKGSHKDFNLVERDEDEEDDVENIKLPKIVDTFVRWIVEVNVIVSCHFLCCDELRIMCLL, encoded by the exons ATGTATGATGTGGGGAAAGAAAATACCGAGAAGGATATTGTGCGCGCAGAGTTGGACACATTGTATGAGAAGTTTGTTGCCAAAAATAAGCAAGCTGAAGGAAGAGCTAGTGGATCATCAGCCAAGAACAATTGCAATGGAAGTACCTCAATGCCACTTATGGATT ATGACTACATGGGTTCTTTGAAACCAGAAATGGTGGAAGCCTTGGTGCGCGGTGCTAGTTATAACAAAGGTTCTCACAAGGATTTCAATCTGGTG GAGAGGGATGAAGATGAGGAGGATGATGTTGAAAATATCAAGTTGCCCAAGATTGTTGAT ACATTCGTGAGGTGGATTGTTGAGGTCAATGTGATCGTGTCGTGCCATTTCCTTTGTTGTGATGAACTTCGAATTATGTGTTTGTTGTGA